In the genome of Mercurialis annua linkage group LG8, ddMerAnnu1.2, whole genome shotgun sequence, the window TCATCATCATAAGTGTATGCTTCAGGATCTGCCACTATAACCTAGACAATAATTGCCAAGAAAAGAACGTTACTGTTTAATAGACAAATTATAGCAGCATAGGaatagaacaaataaaaacaagcaaaccatagtataattataatatgataaatttcaaaatgataatGTCCGCCATAAGGAAGACATTTTTAGTTTCATAGAGGAATTATCACGATGCATTTGTGACATAACTTGCATCCACGTGATAAAAAATTTGATCGGAAATTACAGCTAAGAATCATTAACACTTTCATAACCAAATTCATTAATCTGGCAAAAATTGGCCATTCAAGCTCTTGGGATCATTTCTTTAGTTAATGGTTCGCAGCCAGAAATGGATACTGAAAAATTGGCAGCAGCTAATTTCCTTGTTTCGAGATTGAAAGCTCCTTTACTTTTGAAGTTTTCAATGCCATTTTATGTCAGTGCTAAAAACACCCAATCTTTATTTACCAGATAAATTAGACACAAACCTGTTGAGTATTGGGATCAATGTCAAATACTTTGGTAGGACTACTATCCACCCAACTTTGCTTCTCCTCAAGCGACAAAGTTTCCATCATATCCTCATTGATATGAATGTCTGGTTCATACATGAAAGTCACTGTGGCAGCAGGAGACCATTTGGCATGATCCTTCCCAATCCCTTTTCTCGCAATTGCTCTCAGTCGCAATTCTTGCCCCCTTCGCAGCTTCACAATAGTAATTCCCCTGCATAAAAAATAAGCCATTAATTCAAATCCCTAACAAAACAATCCAATTCACAATTTactcaataaaaattaaataacacaCTTGAGAACTATCAGCTATGTAGCACAGACACATATATGAGAAAACTGGACACTAGTATACGAACATGATGAATCAGTGTTATTTTAAAGTTCCTATGTTAAAATGAAGTTTTGTATACAAAATTCAAGTTTCCGACACATTTCCGAAGCGAGAAACGCTGATTGAATGGAGTGTCTGTCCACGGCTCCACACTACTAAGCCTATCAAAAATGCCAAATCCAAGCCCAGCAAAAAATCAATTCCTAATAGAAACAGCATCAATCTTGTGGGAAATTTAGCAATCATCAGTTAATTGACAACTAATAAGTGTAGGAATCATTAGTCTAATGAGGAAAGCAACTAGTGGTTCTATAATAGTTTTCTCTACACTTCTGTTAAAAGTCGTATAAGCTGAGGAAATCATAGAATGTTATGGAAAAAGCCATCTTCACATGAATCAACTTATGGTGCTCTTTTAGTAACTACCCAAACATTCAGGATTCGAATACAAACGACAACGTATAATAACAGTAAAACTACCAAAATCAGCTCAGAAATCCCTTCAAACTCTTCATCCTACACTTTCCAAAAATGATAAGTTTCTATCATTCACACTATACTCAGTAGAGTACACATAAAGCTAACAACTATTCACTGCTCATCATCATCATTAGTTTCAAAAACAACTTGAACAACATGCCGACTCTACAAAACCTTAATTCCACAAATCCTACACAAAATCTAACAAGAACACTGACAAAGAtacaaaatttccaaaatatcTATCAAAACAGCAAATCCCCGGACCCCGACAATAAcaaataatagccaaattgctcaaaaattgaatttttttaattaacctGCATAAAGAACCAAATCCAAAAAACGTATTTCCTAATTACctggaagaaaaaaaacagaatTCCTCAAACTATCAAAAACAAATTCCTAAACaacctaaaaaataaaacaaaattattccTCATTGCCCTACATCTATGTAGGGCGGACACGGATACAAGGACATGGACATTTGCAGTGACAAAGGGAGGGGGAGGCATGGGATGGTCATGGCTAAAAATTAGCACCTAAagttttcaaactttacaaTTTGGCGCTCcctattttcaaaaattgcctccatataatatatatagcaATCTGGTATCGTcaatgttaaaaattaaaatcctgGCTCCTTCGGTGGACATTGGACACAGACACGGCATCACAGTGtaattttaaggtttcctatctaaaaaatgaaatttctaGTCCCAAACGTGAAGTGTAGGAAACATTTCCGGAACATGTTGactgaatgaagtgtccgtacTATATAGTCTACATTCACACAAAACACAAATCCCCAAactaaccctaaaccctaatccGAACAAGCATTAAACCAGCATTACCTTTGCTCAGAGGAATCATAACCAGCCGAATCCGAAAAATCGACCGGAACAACAGTATGATCAGAGCTATACAAATCCTTGCTAGTAACATCAAGCGTCTGATCAGTGATACACTTAGCTCTCAAATGAAACTCAACAGAGCAGTACTCACACTGACCGTCACCATCACAAGCGTCACAGTCACGTGAGAATCGCATAGCCATTGCTCTCTCACTCGTCAACGGGACAAGCCCTAGTCTATGAGCTATGAACTCGTCGTTTAAGACCGACGAGTTGACTTCGATTTCGACCAAGTCGATTGCGACCGTCGGGACTTCGGCTATCATCACTCGCCGTAAAGCGTTTGCCATCGACACGTCGGTATCTCGGAGCTCGAATTTGCAGTAGTCGTCTTTGAGTTCGCGGATTTTGACTCGGGGGAAGCGTTGATATGACATTCCTTCCATTTTTGTTCGATTTTTCTGAGTTAACTCAGTGTTTGTGTGTTGTCTCTGTGTTGGGGACGAAGGggttgatttaagggtttttgATTTGGGGTTTTTCAAGAAACGCTGTCGTTTTACTGTCTAGAGCCGGACTATTACTGTATGGGCTGGATTTTCTCTCGTGAACTAGGCCCATCTCAGATATATCAATTGTTGCTATTATTAGCTAATGATATGAACAATAGAATTGTtattaaatttaagggttaatattataaaaatttactaactttatacgtttttttttattttaatcacgcagtttaaattttctcatttgcatgcacgaactaccacattttctcaaattcatacacagtGGTGatgtgtcacggctccattgatGAAATCCGCTGAGGtgattttacaccaatgaatgagtttCACTTCTGCTCTGTGCatgaatttgataaaaaaatagtaattcgtatatgaaaataaaaaaatttaaactacatgattaaaatgagaaaacgtgtaaaacccgtgattttttttacatcAACCCTAAAGTTAAATGTTGCTGTATATTATGAATGAGTCAATGGCACATTATTAATTCAAAGTAgaaaacattttataaaataaagagtatGCGTTGCTATATGATATTTAATGGACAATTGGAGAACTTCCATGGAGTAGGGAGTctagatttaaaataaagatgatatataaaaaattaatctacattttatgaattatttactttatagctctttgttttaataaattatataaataataaataatgctAGTTTTTTTCCGtttaattcttcaaataaattaaaataaaaagatatggctatttttaaaattaaaatttcatatcaTATAGAGTGAAGTTTGACTCAGTATATTAGGAGAGTTAAATTGAATCTTTGTTATAAATTTACACTATAAAAAGTTGAAGTAAACAATCTAATGgcacttttttttaaataatctaataGTACTTAAActcatcaaatttaaattataatgagTTAAAacttaattgttattttaatatctattttttaacTAGCATTGTGAATTTTGATCCAAAATGGACTCACATTAACTCATGCTAATTTTAGCAGTCTCATTAATTAGATACCCTCACTTGATgtttacataaaattaatatactaTAATATAGTATAGTATGTCCAAAATAAACATCCAATGAATGAATGGCCGTACTATtggataaaaaataaatatgaaaaatgatGGATCGGCAAAAAGACATTCCACTAACATACATAAACAAGAATATATTTAGACTTGGACACATTTGGAGACATTTCATTTAAACTAgcactaaaaatattaatttgaccATATATAACTAGTTATACAACTTTCATGATTTCTATATAAATCAAACACTAATCTCATTGCTAACACAAGTTTAGTAATTTGGATTAGCATTTACAGAAGATGAGTATGAGCCATAATATTGATCTTAAGTATGAAGATATTCATGATGAAGAAGATGTTTATTATAATGAGCTTAGAAGGCAGATTTTGCTTTTAACGGCCGACGATGACGATGACGATGACAAGGGACAGACTGAAAATATTTTCACAAAgtgagtaaaaatataaaaataaaagtgggatatattttattatgattttatagAAATGAGTACAATAAAAATTGTATACATGATGCGCAAAActattatttgtaaaatttaaatttaaaaagtggTTGATTGTTCACAATACGTTTTATGTAGGTCCGTCCGGAAAAGCTCGAAGAGGTCGACGTTCATGACAACACAACCAGCAGGAAGGTACTTCAACTGTTGGGAGACAGAAAATGAGAATTTAGCACCATTTTGGCTAGTGAATTTGTGGAGAAATAGTAATGGAGGAACTGGTGTTTTTATACCGAATATTAATGTCAAATTAAGAAAGAAACAAAGATCgggtaattaattaattatgtgaTATTTTCTGATCAATGACAGaccaaattaaatttgaaatttatttttataatatttgatttaCAATTTTGTTTTTCGAATTTCAGGTCAAACCAATCATTGGAGGAGAAGAAATATGCAAGAAAGTTGAGGATGACAAGCGGTCTTAAATAATGTGCAAAATCTGATTTTTCAAGGAAATTTAGCGGACCATAAACATGGAATTTATGTAGAATCTTATtcatttatgtaaaaaaaaggcttaattatttaaaaatcacccaccttataactttttttcaattatatcatgatctagaaatttttttaattgtaccctatttttaatttttatgtctcatctctacctaatgagttgaattgacctattttctttcgaaaaaagtttaaattaatccttcatttttaacctatattctaataaaacgttaatattaatcgtttatgtatcttgtttttaatattttcatctttaaattaattaaattatcaaaaaaattactcttgatatacaaacgaaacataaaaatcgaaaatagggtacaattgaaattttttctaggtcgtggtataaatgaaaaaaagttataagatgagtggtttttaagtaattaggcctaaaagaaataattctttttttgtttttacattctttttttggtgacgaggactcactctaataagccgaaactcaatatcattgtcaaaccccgggatgtggaccgcccgcaagcccacatacctcgtaattccgggctataatggccagcaatccaacctcaaccactccatattaagaaagggcgtagccggggttcgaacccgcgaTCTTTGGCGCCCAAATGGCTGAGATTTAGACCACTAGACCAAACCCGTGcggatttttttgtttttacattATAATGATGAAAACTATATATTCattcttattttttaattattatgactTAAAATAGTTATAGGTTTATATTACTAAAACCCTGCAAACTAACTTCATTTTGCTATCAAATCACTGTATTTTTAACTAAGCCGAGTCTATACTTTGTAAACTTAACCAATCAGAAATTAGAatcttttgtatatttttttctaatttataattGTCAGacctatgaaaaaaatccaaacattttcaaccTTTAAAAAATCTATCCAAACTTTCTAAAAGTTGTAAATATATACCATTTGACGAATTCGTCAAAAATTAATGCTATTTTCTAAAATCATTAACTGTCATTTGACAATTTTTTCTTTgcaagttttaaaaaaattacacattcaattttcatttaaacacaattaaattaatacaaaaaatcggataaattttcaactttgagatatttacaattttttaaaaaattaaataaatttccaaaatatAAAGAGATTCAGTTTTTGAAACCATTGAACCTTCTACTTAACATAAAGTACTAtagtgtttatatattttactttttctcAAAATAAGGAAATTGTATtccattcataaaaaaacactTTATCACAAAATGTGTCAATCCAGTACACAATATAACTagttaaaacaaatattattgAAATCTACACAACTTTAGGACAACCCTTTAATCATAGCCATGGCTTGAATTTCTACTTCCACAATCAAAGAATTATTTTGTGTAAAGCCCTTCAAATTGTCATCAAGATCAAGGAGAGACATAAACTTTAGAAAACCCCATGTCTTCTTACTAGGTTCGAAATGATGATTAAGACCTGCAAAATGTAATTAAATTATGGAATGTATAAATGAAGATTTTTTGTCTACATCTTccaaattgaataaatatattaaacataAATTTACTCAAGTCCGATAACCATTAAATTATAACTTACTAATTAAGGCTAATCCACCCAATTGAATAAAAGAGAAACAGAAAACTATACAATCATTCGACGACTTTTATACGAGCACAAATAATCATACTTAATTTATTCAATTAGGACGACTTAGCTACAATTCGTAAAATAAAATGCTACGAATCTGTCTCGTTGCATTTTAGTCTTCATAAGGACTGAATTTAAACATTTACCTTGCAATTCATAATGTTTTCCTACAAGTTGGTTCCTCACTCGAAACATGAATTCTGCATACAATTTTCTTCCATGATCAAAATTTGCATCATCCACTAGTTTTAGAAATATGGACAATTTTTTGCCTTTCTCAAACGAGTCCCCTTTTAGATAAACAAGTATGCTCctaaacaaattgaaattagtaaaaatataatcaGCATTAAAAGtaggaaaaattattttgatggtgtctgaacttttaaattttttctatttaatgtccaagttttcactttttttaatgttagtgttttattttttaaaaaaatgtatcaaacaagtgtttttaactgttttatcACATACATGctcaaagttaaaaaaaaaactcattttcatttaaatttgtatattatattaataaaaaaacattcgTGTGCACAATAATATGCtagcttatatatatatatatatatatatatatatatatatatatatatatatatagtattaaaATGCAAAACTATATcaccaaatttaaaaatgatgtTTTAACTTTGTCAGTAGTGCGTTGCTCGGAAAATCACTAAGAAAACTCTtttgatacattttaaaaaagtttatacACTAGTTTAAAAGAAGTAGTAAAAGTTTTAGACACTTAAATAGCAAATTTTGAAAAGTCCAGACACTTTTGGTGTAATTTATCCTTAAAAACTGAAAaccataaaatttaattaatatttgtgCATACCACTTAGTGCCACCAATGGAAAACACTTCTGATTCCGTAGAATATAAATCCAATTCCGAAATATTTTCAATTGCCCATGTATATGTATTATCTGCAGGCTTCTTCACCATGGACAAACACTCACCTATATAGCCATTTTCTATCACAAAAATCTCAGCACCAAACATGCAACAATCATCAAAATATAAGTACCCATTAGAATCGTCTttaaaattagcgacggatatcaGTTTGTCGAATCCCCATTCTCTTTTAATTCCACGAAACCGCCTTACTTCCTCATTATAGTCTGCAAAATTATGCATGCAAAATATTAATGCATTCAACTTAACTTCTATCAACGAAAAAAGCACAGCCATTCATTTTATTAGTGCTAACCTAGGGTATCAGATTTTGACCgtatttcatttcaattatcatattataacttattttatttttataattaaatttcaattaaatttcaataaaaaaaattgatcactAAGCATATAAATATAGAGTTGATTCTTGGCTGACTTCCGATAAAAAAGTATTGGCTGATTATTTATTTGcatcaaatatataaaacttAGACATTAACCTCCCATTGTCAttgaaataaaagttcaatactcaaacgaaaacaaatcaaaatgaaataaatcaagatatgataatcaaaagACTTAATggaaaaaaaacccaaatcttTATAACTTGttacaattttatccaaatcttttaatttttgcaataatatccagaattgcattattttgttgcaataatagctaaattacattttttatgtgaattttttttttgagttttgtgctattttttgggacttttactatattattatacatcaaaaataataatagcctaatatcttaattgaaaacaacaagtttagccatcaatttgactattattgctacaaaaattgcaatttggatattattgcgccaaaaaaatgcaatttgaatattattgcaaatattaaaaagtttggataaaattgcaacaagtcgtaaaagtTTAGGCTTTTTTTACCATTAGCCCTAATCAAAATGAAATGAATTAAGATACAataatcaaaatgaaatatcCAAAACCTATTACCCTAGTCGGAAACTTGGGTATCTCGACAACATACCTTGAATAATCAAGTACTTGTCGCGCATATAATCATAAACGAACAACTTGAAATTTACGTTAACTTCTTGATTCAATGTGAGATTGTTGGATTCCGACAACACTAGATATAAAGATATGTATCCATCCCCTTTTCTTTCCTTGTTTCCTCGAGGATACACAGATAATTTCCTGCACCgacaaatttatgaataaaaattgaTTGTACATAAAGAACAAGAAATGAAGTCTTAATTACCATTTATAGCCTCCAACTTCAAAATCAGCAAATCGGAAGCACTCAGCTTTTGCATCGGAAAGCAAAGAGAAGTTCTCAATCTTAAATAAGTAGTGTGCAGGCGGAATACTTCTTAGTTTCCAATTTATTTCTGTTCAAATAAtagcaagaaaaagaaaaagaatgttttttataattgtaaatCTGGACTAATCTGAACAAAAGAATAATATAAGGATGTAAATGAGGTAGCCAGCTAAAATATGTACCTGCATTATCATCTCCAATTTTCCTTGCATTAGCATTAGGTTCATCTTGCATGGCTCGTTTTTTTCCTATCATTTTTTGTTGATAGAGAGTTTGCttcatttgttttaaaattgcaAGTTGAAATTAAACTAAATCATCCATTTATTTGAAACTTTTCGTTTATCAAGATTGTTTTATTGATCACTGCTTTGATattttccaaaaaataaaatgaaattgaagAGTTTGTTGCGGGGAAATGGTgaagaatttaatatttgatttttttaataagtcacgtttttttagaaagttaatTTAGGGTCTTCTATATatagttaattttgttttttagagattaaaactTACATTTTTCACTTACCACCGTTGGATGATTTTTCATCACATTCATTTAATGGTTAaatgaacaaaataaaataaaataaaataaccgtAGCCTTTCCCgttaatttaattactatttaccAGTCCAGATTCTAAATTGTTTTCAacttaattttacaaatttccttcaaaacttttaatttcgGTAATTTTAACCTAAGTTTCAAAGGTTGACAGtagtaatatataacctaaatatttaaaattactcAATTGACATGACACATTAAAATTTAGGCTTAATGGTTTTGAAAAGTCatatttttttgactttttaaaaatatatccaaatctatcaaaagttttaaatctatcctaatttaactaatttgttaaaaatctatccaattttttgaaatcaatttgatattttctaaaattaatttatctgaATCATGCGTCGtcaattgacatttttttttaattttaaaaaaatgtcatataTTCAATTGTTATTATAGGCAtaattgaatcaattttgattataaaatgGATAGATTTACAAGAAATTTGTCAAATTtggaaaaatttacaatttttaaaaggtttggatatatttctAAAAGTCAAAAAGTTTTGGCTTTTTCACACCATTAagtctaaaatttaatttatgaaatcacatgtaaaaattaaaataaaaaattatataaaaatactttAATTTGTCGTTAGAATACGAAAAACTTCTCAAATTGACAAATAGTAAAATTTGttcaaaaataaacatttagCCAGAtgtgtaaaataaaaaaaatagaattttcgAACCCTTGcacctttattttttatacattacaataatgaaaattttatacatataaGAATTTCCATTCAAATAATACAAAGTGAcgaagccaaacaattaaaattacaaacttACAACATTAGAGCctgtatttcttttattttacaaCTCCAATGCTTTATTATTcatacataaattaaatatctTATTGTTAATTGACTCGGTAAATTTATATGCCTATCTCTTGCATACAACTCCCTGTGATCCTCCATCAATCCCACTCGCACAACTCAGTCCTGGCAACTCAATTCCCTGCACAAAACCTTCACCTCCATAGCCATGTCGATTATCGAATCGAGCTACTTCACAGTCCGGTGCAAATAAACTTGACGTTCGAAATTCTTTGTTCCCTCCCATTACAGGCATTTTAGCACCAATTTTAACTCGGCTGACATAACTCGGTCCGTAGGTTTGACCCAACACACCATTGACTTGATCACTTAAAGAATAGAATTTAAATCCAAGATCAAGATGAGCAAAACAATCATCATTCGTAATTCCATAGTTATGAATTCTTGAATCTTGTTCCGTTATCGGGACGACTTTAGCTGTAATCTTGAAGTGTTTTTCAACTTCAATTATGACATTGTTTGTGTTGGTTGATCTAGTGATGGATACACGTGGGGCAATCGATGATTGCCACGTGGTGCCTTCGTTTTCGGGGAGTGTCAAGGGTTCCCCGTCAAAGGAGAGGGCGAGTCGGTCAACTGAGTCGTCCCATGTTGAGGTTTTGAGTGCACCGAGGAATATTTGATGCTTGCCGAAGAGGATAGCGATGGATTGCACCCAAGTGAAGTCTCGTGTCATATTTTCGTTTGTTTTTCCGATAAAACGGGCGTTGATGTGGAGGTTTGAGTCGGAAACAAGGCAAAAGTCGTTGTCTTTCTTGCCGTGGAAGTAAAAGGTAATGCCGTCTCCGCCGATGAATCGTGGATCTTCACAAACTGCTCCGGGTTGGTAACAATCTATTAAGCA includes:
- the LOC126661811 gene encoding DNA-directed RNA polymerases II, IV and V subunit 3-like encodes the protein MEGMSYQRFPRVKIRELKDDYCKFELRDTDVSMANALRRVMIAEVPTVAIDLVEIEVNSSVLNDEFIAHRLGLVPLTSERAMAMRFSRDCDACDGDGQCEYCSVEFHLRAKCITDQTLDVTSKDLYSSDHTVVPVDFSDSAGYDSSEQRGITIVKLRRGQELRLRAIARKGIGKDHAKWSPAATVTFMYEPDIHINEDMMETLSLEEKQSWVDSSPTKVFDIDPNTQQVIVADPEAYTYDDEVIKKAESMGKPGLISIRAKEDSFIFTVESTGAVKASQLVLNAIEILKTKLDAVRLSEDTEGADDQFGELGAHMRVG
- the LOC126660534 gene encoding uncharacterized protein LOC126660534 → MIGKKRAMQDEPNANARKIGDDNAEINWKLRSIPPAHYLFKIENFSLLSDAKAECFRFADFEVGGYKWKLSVYPRGNKERKGDGYISLYLVLSESNNLTLNQEVNVNFKLFVYDYMRDKYLIIQDYNEEVRRFRGIKREWGFDKLISVANFKDDSNGYLYFDDCCMFGAEIFVIENGYIGECLSMVKKPADNTYTWAIENISELDLYSTESEVFSIGGTKWSILVYLKGDSFEKGKKLSIFLKLVDDANFDHGRKLYAEFMFRVRNQLVGKHYELQGLNHHFEPSKKTWGFLKFMSLLDLDDNLKGFTQNNSLIVEVEIQAMAMIKGLS
- the LOC126660043 gene encoding uncharacterized protein LOC126660043 — protein: MARFEEKKFMFMIFLMMVIAIGEATPPGIAKNPSNARCMIKKYKHCYNLEHVCPKFCPDSCTVECVSCKPICGGDSPPPPDNSDPSPPEVETPPTPTPPAPTPSPPPPTPSIPSPSPPTPTPSPPTPSTPSPSPPTPSTPSPPPPTPSIPSPSPPTPTPSTPTPSPPSPSPPTPSTPSPPPPQPTPPTPTPSTPSPYSPWNPSPTARCKDKDYTQCYDIIHVCPDSCNGRGCEVNCATCKPMCNCYQPGAVCEDPRFIGGDGITFYFHGKKDNDFCLVSDSNLHINARFIGKTNENMTRDFTWVQSIAILFGKHQIFLGALKTSTWDDSVDRLALSFDGEPLTLPENEGTTWQSSIAPRVSITRSTNTNNVIIEVEKHFKITAKVVPITEQDSRIHNYGITNDDCFAHLDLGFKFYSLSDQVNGVLGQTYGPSYVSRVKIGAKMPVMGGNKEFRTSSLFAPDCEVARFDNRHGYGGEGFVQGIELPGLSCASGIDGGSQGVVCKR